One stretch of Saccharopolyspora erythraea DNA includes these proteins:
- a CDS encoding DUF6802 family protein: MYIEETGANDGDIKISVEGEEYTAEANFDLDGDGVDETVAVMTDDGYVGYIDENADGAADVMQTVDANGQVVSQARFDAATGDWVAEQPQQHPGEADPRQQGGESMVVDTPEGDVQIGPATEDTNQDGVADTAVVSTADGTRLVTDVDGDGSADQIIDISSTGDVTTAHHTGDGQWTVVEQGRIDEHGQYTPSPAVGPTDDAAWSFGDPEPQAQPEPKPEGGAGRGAGSSHGGSGAPAADSDTLWS, encoded by the coding sequence GTGTACATCGAGGAGACGGGCGCGAACGACGGCGACATCAAGATCTCCGTCGAGGGCGAGGAGTACACCGCCGAGGCGAACTTCGACCTCGACGGCGACGGGGTCGACGAGACCGTCGCGGTGATGACCGACGACGGCTACGTGGGCTACATCGACGAGAACGCCGACGGCGCCGCCGACGTCATGCAGACCGTCGACGCCAACGGCCAGGTCGTCAGCCAGGCCCGCTTCGACGCCGCGACCGGCGACTGGGTCGCCGAGCAGCCGCAGCAGCACCCGGGCGAGGCCGACCCCAGGCAGCAGGGCGGTGAGTCGATGGTCGTCGACACCCCGGAGGGCGACGTCCAGATCGGCCCGGCCACCGAGGACACCAACCAGGACGGCGTCGCCGACACCGCGGTGGTCAGCACCGCCGACGGCACGCGGCTGGTCACCGACGTCGACGGCGACGGGTCGGCGGACCAGATCATCGACATCAGCAGCACCGGCGACGTGACCACGGCGCACCACACCGGCGACGGGCAGTGGACCGTGGTCGAGCAGGGGCGCATCGACGAGCACGGGCAGTACACGCCGAGCCCGGCCGTCGGCCCGACCGACGACGCTGCCTGGAGCTTCGGCGACCCCGAGCCGCAGGCGCAGCCGGAGCCGAAGCCGGAGGGCGGCGCCGGCCGCGGCGCGGGCAGCTCCCACGGCGGTTCCGGGGCGCCCGCCGCCGACTCGGACACCCTCTGGAGCTGA
- a CDS encoding FAD-binding oxidoreductase — MTVTIENLRDRVRGPVITETDQRYDDVRKVNNAMIDRRPWVVVQCANAGDVMAAVDFARANRLDVAVRGGGHSVPGFGTCDDGVVIDLSAMRGVRVDPVRRTARVEGGATWGDLDAATHAFGLATTGGIISTTGVGGLTLGGGIGYLSRRLGLSADNLVSADVVTADGTMRLVGEDSEEDLFWAIRGGGGNFGVVTSFEFRLSPVADIYGGPMFFDLDRAGDVLRFFREFIAEAPEEFGGFPGFHLAPPLPFIPQNRHGLPHQLLVTCWTGDVREGERVIGRLREVAPVVAEHVGVMPYPLLNSAFDALVPPGLQHYWKASFVRELTDEAIEAHITYGARVPSVNTAVHIYPINGACHRVGQDETAFAYRDANFASVIAGMWPDPADNEANIAWVRDFYAATAPHAEPGGYINFMAGDDQERIKANYRQNYERLAAIKRSYDPDNLFHLNQNIRPGMARAA, encoded by the coding sequence ATGACCGTCACGATCGAGAACCTCCGGGACCGCGTCCGCGGCCCCGTCATCACCGAGACCGACCAGCGCTACGACGACGTGCGCAAGGTCAACAACGCCATGATCGACCGCAGGCCGTGGGTCGTCGTGCAGTGCGCCAACGCCGGGGACGTCATGGCGGCGGTCGACTTCGCCAGGGCGAACCGGCTCGACGTCGCCGTGCGCGGCGGCGGGCACAGCGTGCCCGGGTTCGGCACGTGCGACGACGGGGTGGTGATCGACCTGTCGGCGATGCGCGGCGTTCGGGTCGACCCGGTGCGGCGGACTGCTCGCGTCGAGGGCGGGGCGACGTGGGGCGACCTCGACGCCGCGACGCACGCCTTCGGGCTGGCCACCACCGGCGGCATCATCTCCACCACCGGTGTCGGCGGCCTCACCCTCGGTGGCGGCATCGGATACCTGAGCCGCAGGCTGGGGCTCTCGGCGGACAACCTCGTCTCCGCCGACGTCGTCACCGCCGACGGCACGATGCGCCTGGTCGGCGAGGACTCCGAGGAGGACCTGTTCTGGGCGATCCGCGGGGGCGGCGGCAACTTCGGCGTGGTGACCTCCTTCGAGTTCCGCCTGAGCCCGGTCGCCGACATCTACGGCGGGCCGATGTTCTTCGACCTGGACCGCGCGGGCGACGTGCTCCGCTTCTTCCGGGAGTTCATCGCCGAGGCCCCCGAGGAGTTCGGCGGCTTCCCTGGGTTCCACCTCGCCCCGCCGCTGCCGTTCATCCCGCAGAACCGGCACGGCCTGCCGCACCAGTTGTTGGTGACGTGCTGGACCGGCGACGTCCGGGAAGGCGAACGGGTCATCGGCCGGCTGCGCGAGGTGGCACCCGTGGTCGCCGAGCACGTCGGCGTCATGCCGTATCCGCTGCTCAACAGCGCGTTCGACGCCCTGGTGCCGCCGGGGCTCCAGCACTACTGGAAGGCCAGCTTCGTCCGGGAGCTCACCGACGAGGCGATCGAGGCGCACATCACCTACGGGGCGCGGGTGCCCTCCGTCAACACCGCGGTGCACATCTACCCGATCAACGGCGCGTGCCACCGGGTCGGCCAGGACGAGACCGCCTTCGCCTACCGCGACGCCAACTTCGCGAGCGTCATCGCCGGCATGTGGCCCGATCCGGCCGACAACGAGGCCAACATCGCCTGGGTGCGCGACTTCTACGCCGCGACCGCGCCGCACGCCGAGCCCGGCGGCTACATCAACTTCATGGCGGGCGACGACCAGGAGCGCATCAAGGCCAACTACCGGCAGAACTACGAGCGGCTGGCCGCGATCAAGCGCAGCTACGACCCGGACAACCTGTTCCACCTGAACCAGAACATCCGCCCCGGGATGGCCCGCGCGGCCTGA
- a CDS encoding tetratricopeptide repeat protein — protein sequence MKPRSAEAARFARELEAELDEYPDERAEILTDAADQWHRAGDHDRAVQLLEEAIAHGGEDGANARVGMAEVLFDLGRDDEARAQLDALRHQRPPSPVPYHLAAELLEERADHQNSLTWFNMAVSRLSEQEMADLDHEFAAFSHAGSVLVGRRRVREALGIPPDELDESAPPVGPDPFDDIDALIDGPADDVRPPAEVRVLFWPRGEVARAHEIWPRLVEHGDPEATVRDRERANRELSEAGVGRITMVPLTTTVLIEFAARTGGDPTDETTRRACMDEIVEAGRLITWPPARNAPCWCGAAAKYKKCCGRPHLD from the coding sequence GTGAAGCCGAGATCCGCGGAAGCCGCGAGGTTCGCGAGGGAGCTCGAAGCCGAACTCGACGAGTACCCCGACGAACGTGCGGAGATCCTGACCGATGCCGCCGACCAGTGGCATCGGGCCGGCGACCACGACCGTGCCGTCCAGCTGCTCGAAGAAGCCATCGCGCACGGCGGGGAGGACGGGGCCAACGCCCGCGTGGGGATGGCCGAGGTCCTGTTCGACCTGGGTCGTGACGACGAAGCCCGTGCCCAGCTCGACGCGCTGCGACACCAGCGTCCGCCATCTCCGGTGCCCTACCACCTGGCGGCCGAGCTCCTGGAGGAACGCGCCGACCACCAGAACTCGTTGACCTGGTTCAACATGGCGGTCTCCAGGCTGAGCGAGCAGGAGATGGCCGACCTGGACCACGAGTTCGCCGCCTTCTCCCACGCCGGCAGCGTCCTCGTCGGCCGTCGGCGCGTTCGCGAAGCCCTGGGAATCCCACCGGACGAGCTCGACGAATCGGCGCCGCCGGTCGGCCCCGATCCCTTCGACGACATCGACGCCCTGATCGACGGCCCGGCCGACGATGTGCGACCGCCCGCCGAGGTCCGGGTGCTCTTCTGGCCGCGTGGCGAGGTCGCACGGGCACACGAGATCTGGCCGCGGCTGGTCGAACACGGCGACCCCGAGGCAACCGTCCGCGATCGCGAGCGGGCCAACCGCGAGCTGTCCGAGGCGGGGGTCGGCCGGATCACCATGGTGCCGCTGACCACGACGGTGCTCATCGAGTTCGCAGCGCGCACCGGTGGCGACCCGACCGATGAGACCACTCGCCGGGCCTGCATGGACGAGATCGTCGAAGCGGGCAGGCTGATCACCTGGCCGCCGGCCCGCAACGCCCCTTGCTGGTGCGGGGCGGCGGCGAAGTACAAGAAGTGCTGCGGCCGTCCCCATCTCGACTGA